From the genome of Amycolatopsis sp. NBC_01488, one region includes:
- a CDS encoding TetR/AcrR family transcriptional regulator: MVRLSRAETQERNRAKVLSAARDEFAERGFREAKIDVIAERAELTRGAVYSNFPGKRALYFAVLADLAERAPRYATPPPNPTAADVLAAFARAWVARLPLATDSDSGEARLGRDLLPEILADEHTRRPFAQLMRIEAILLGLALERLRPGRRLVRVAEAALTTLHGASQLAVAAPGFGEPFHVVTACAALLDLDLVDDWPATPPITSHARLADKPWTPPPATDLLTGEPFRPGDGVVTILGLHRASAFEEAVRAGADVTAVLVTSDPGELAALARLAVADLRGCLDQAIAPPASPRLRLVCDAAGELAAAAGVTAVSDATETAVRVEGGRIVVRAEGFGACHAAAVGPGPRRSSGG, translated from the coding sequence ATGGTCAGGCTCAGCAGGGCGGAAACCCAGGAACGCAATCGCGCGAAGGTCCTCTCCGCCGCCCGCGACGAGTTCGCCGAGCGCGGCTTCCGCGAGGCGAAGATCGACGTCATCGCCGAACGCGCCGAGCTCACCCGCGGCGCGGTCTACTCCAACTTCCCCGGCAAGCGGGCCCTCTACTTCGCCGTCCTGGCCGACCTCGCCGAACGCGCACCCCGCTACGCCACCCCACCGCCGAACCCGACCGCGGCCGACGTCCTGGCCGCGTTCGCCCGCGCCTGGGTCGCCCGCCTGCCGCTGGCCACCGACAGCGACAGCGGCGAAGCCCGCCTCGGCCGCGACCTGCTGCCCGAGATCCTCGCCGACGAGCACACCCGCCGGCCGTTCGCGCAGCTCATGCGCATCGAGGCGATCCTGCTCGGGCTCGCCCTCGAACGGCTGCGCCCGGGACGGCGCCTCGTCCGCGTCGCCGAAGCCGCCCTCACGACGCTGCACGGCGCGAGCCAGCTCGCCGTGGCCGCACCCGGCTTCGGCGAGCCGTTCCACGTCGTCACCGCCTGCGCGGCACTGCTCGACCTGGACCTCGTCGACGACTGGCCCGCGACCCCGCCGATCACCAGTCACGCCCGCCTGGCGGACAAACCCTGGACCCCGCCGCCGGCGACCGACCTGCTGACCGGCGAACCGTTCCGGCCCGGCGACGGCGTCGTCACGATCCTCGGCCTGCACCGAGCGTCCGCCTTCGAGGAGGCTGTGCGCGCGGGCGCCGACGTCACCGCCGTGCTCGTCACCAGCGACCCCGGCGAACTCGCTGCCCTGGCCCGGCTCGCCGTCGCCGACCTGCGCGGCTGCCTCGACCAGGCAATCGCACCCCCCGCGAGTCCTCGCTTGAGGCTCGTCTGCGACGCCGCGGGCGAGCTCGCCGCCGCCGCCGGCGTCACGGCGGTCAGCGACGCCACCGAGACGGCCGTCCGCGTCGAAGGTGGCCGGATCGTCGTGCGCGCCGAGGGGTTCGGCGCCTGCCACGCCGCGGCGGTCGGTCCC
- a CDS encoding cytochrome P450 family protein encodes MSPEIDLTDLKVLTDPFTAYDQAREVSALAKLVIPGFGPFWALTRYAEARAMLADPRFEVRAESFLRPPGIPEHCLAYLRTMAEQDGPEHLRLRRLVAPAFTPKRAAQLRPRLLALTERLLDDLPAHAEDGVVDLVAHFARPLPMDVICEMAGIPDADRPRWREYGAAVAGGVGPDFAAAIPAIIEGAKDAVARSRAEPGDDLIGDLVRAEDDDRLTDTELVTLVWHLVLAGQTPVNLIANAVEALLRHPDQLAAVRAEPGRWPGAVEELMRFCSPQLLTTPRFAREDVEIDGQLIRAGERVTAAMVAADRDPRVFADADRLDVTREGPAQLGFSHGPHFCLGASIARVETEVALSALFGRFPDLALAVDDVPRAPDGGTWRPANLLLAL; translated from the coding sequence ATGAGCCCCGAGATCGACCTGACCGACCTGAAGGTCCTCACCGACCCGTTCACCGCCTACGACCAGGCGCGGGAAGTGAGCGCGCTGGCCAAGCTCGTGATTCCCGGCTTCGGCCCGTTCTGGGCGCTGACCCGTTACGCCGAGGCTCGCGCGATGCTGGCCGACCCGCGGTTCGAGGTGCGCGCGGAGAGCTTCCTGCGGCCGCCGGGCATCCCCGAGCACTGCCTGGCCTACCTGCGGACGATGGCCGAGCAGGACGGGCCCGAGCACCTGCGGCTGCGGCGGCTGGTCGCCCCGGCGTTCACCCCGAAACGCGCCGCGCAGCTGCGCCCACGGCTGCTGGCCCTCACCGAACGCCTGCTCGACGACCTGCCCGCGCACGCCGAGGACGGCGTCGTGGACCTCGTCGCGCACTTCGCGCGGCCGCTGCCGATGGACGTCATCTGCGAGATGGCCGGCATTCCCGACGCCGACCGGCCGCGCTGGCGGGAGTACGGCGCCGCGGTCGCCGGCGGCGTGGGCCCGGACTTCGCCGCCGCGATCCCGGCGATCATCGAGGGCGCGAAGGACGCGGTGGCGCGCAGCCGGGCCGAACCGGGCGACGACCTCATCGGCGACCTCGTGCGCGCCGAGGACGACGACCGGCTCACCGACACCGAGCTGGTCACCCTGGTCTGGCACCTCGTGCTGGCCGGGCAGACCCCGGTGAACCTGATCGCGAACGCCGTCGAGGCCCTGCTGCGGCACCCCGACCAGCTCGCGGCCGTGCGTGCGGAGCCGGGACGGTGGCCGGGGGCGGTCGAGGAGCTGATGCGCTTCTGCAGCCCGCAGCTGCTGACCACGCCGCGGTTCGCGCGCGAAGACGTCGAGATCGACGGGCAGCTGATCCGCGCAGGCGAACGGGTCACGGCCGCGATGGTGGCCGCCGACCGCGACCCGCGGGTGTTCGCCGACGCGGACCGGCTCGATGTCACCCGGGAAGGGCCGGCGCAGCTGGGGTTCTCGCACGGCCCGCACTTCTGCCTGGGCGCGTCGATCGCGCGGGTGGAGACGGAAGTGGCGCTGTCGGCGCTGTTCGGCCGGTTCCCGGATCTCGCGCTCGCCGTCGACGACGTGCCGCGCGCGCCCGACGGCGGGACCTGGCGGCCCGCGAACCTACTGCTGGCGCTCTGA